GGACCGCCGTGTGCACGCGCTGATAGTTGACAGACAACAGCGGCTCGGCATCGCTTTCGTGCTACGCCGCTGCTTCAAACGGGCGCATCGTGTTTGCGCCTGCTTCGTGACCAAGTCTCAGTCAGCCAAGGGAGCTTCAATCCACCACGCATCAGGCCGGATCGACACGGCATCACGGTCGCCCCGGCAGCCGCCCCGCGAAATAATAAATCCTGCCATCTGCTGCATCGCCTGTGGCCTGTGGCCTGTGCAAACTTTATTTGCCTCAATTTTTTCTGCCAGGCCGTGTTCTCGGCTCCCCGCGTCGTCCGTCTCTTGGCTTCCAGCCCAATGGCGAAGCCTGACCAACTTCCGGCCATGGATCCGTTTTCCCCAGCACATCAGCCCGATGAAGGCTATTCGGAGGACCCTTTAAATCCTACCGTTCATCATGGTCTGCCGGCGAGTTTAGCGACATTACGGTCACCGGCAGAGCTGCCATCTTGGTTGGCAAGCAATGCCTCGGCGTTGCCAGTGTCTGTCAAGAAGGGTAATTAACAAACATCTTGAAACTTGACTAGTTGAGCGCTGTTGCTGACTGTTGTTTTCCTACGCAGAATTAACACTCGCGCTTCTCGATGACCTTCCCACATCGGCCATCGCCGAGATCGTCCAGCGATTAAATCCCCGGCTATACATCGATTTCGTCCAATATCTTCCAGCCGAAATCTGTCTCAAAATACTGGGATATCTAGATCCCGTTTCATTAGTTGGTGTCGCCCAAACATGCCGCGCTTGGTACGAATTGGCATTGGATCGGAAACTCTGGGAGCGCCTGTACCATCTCGAAGGCTGGAAGGCGGTGGCGAGCGAGATTGAACTGTGCGAGGGCAGAGTCAACGTTGGTCTAACAAGCTCTATTGGTCACTTACATCGAATCCAGAATGCGGATGGCCAGACCAACAAGATTCGTGCGATACTgaatgaagatgaagaccaGGAAATGACAGGGACGTCTCGGAGCCAGGACATGGTCCCAGAACCAGTAGGAATCGAGGGTAGCAGCATTTTTGGAACTCCTGGCTCATCATTTTCCTCAAATCGGCAACTTATGTCACTCACAGGCGGGGATGTCGATATGGACATTAGTTTTGCGTCAAGTTCGTCAGCCTACAAGGGCAAAGGCGTAGATAGGAGCTGTGGTTCATCAGATGTTGTGCGTGCCAAGCGAAAGGAGCCCGGAGGGACACCGGAACCCTCTTTGCCTCCTATATTGCCTCCAGATCACCCAAGTGCTTCAATACGATCAACCCTGTGGGCTTGGGACATTGGTAGCTCAAGGTATCGCATTAACTGGAAGTATCTTTACAACATGCGACGACGACTGGAGTCCAACTGGGAACTTGGCAAATACACGACTTTCCAGCTGCCACACCCTCAGTACCCCGAAGAGGGACATCAAGAATGCGTTTATACTCTGCAGTTCGACGCAGACTATTTAGTGAGCGGCAGCAGAGACCAGACGATGCGTATTTGGAACGTTCGAACGCGTCGCCTAGTTCGACCCCCGCTAATCGGACACAATGGTTCGGTCTTGTGTCTGCAGTTTGACGCTCACCCCTCCGAGGATATCATTGTTTCGGGCAGCAGTGACTCTAATGTCTTCATCTGGAAATTCTCAACCGGCGAGCTTATTCAACAAATTACCAAGGCGCATCGTGAGTCAGTTTTGAATGTTCGCTTCGACAAACGGATTCTTGTCACATCCTCGAAAGACAAAACCATCAAAATCTTTAACAGAAGACCACTTCGCTTTGGAGAGCTGGGGTATGGGGCGGGCGAGTCGGCATTCAGCGCCGTTGGGAAGACCATCAAGCGATACGGCTATGAACCGGATTTAGCCCAGGAGCTACCTGTCAAGGAACCATATACCATGATTGGTCGGTTGGAAGGCCACGGTGCTGCCGTCAATGCCATTCAGGTTAGAGATCGCACCATCGTGTCTGTGTCCGGAGACCGGCATATCAAGGTTTGGGACTGGCCGGACCAAGTGTGCACGCAAACCATCCCTGCTCACGATAAGGGCATCGCCTGCGTCGAGTTCGACGGACGACGAATTGTAAGTGGTAGCAGTGACTACGAGGTGTGCATTTTTGACGCGCCTACCGGGTTGAAGGTTGCACAATTACGTGGCCACGCGCATTTGGTCAGAACCGTGCAAGCGGGCTTTGGTGATCTGCCATACAGCAAGGCTGAAGATGAGGTGGATGCCAAGATTGTGGATGCTGAGTACTTCAAAGCTGTTGAGGCCGGAGAGGTGGCCCGTGATGGTGAGAGACGAAACCGAAGAACTAGGAGAGTGAACGCAGGGAGCTCTAGGCCGGCTGATGTGCAGGCATTTGGAGCCAAGGTGCCACCTGGAGGGGGCGGCGGTCGCAAGTATGGACGAATTGTGTCTGGGTCATACGATCAGAGCATCATTATTTGGAGACGTGACAAGGAGGGTGTTTGGAAACCGGCCCATCACCTTCGCCAGGAAGAGGCGGCAGCTGCAGCGCAGAGAAACATGGCCCTGGCCATACCGCCACAACCCATCCTACAACCTACTTTTTCAAATCAACACCAAGGGGGCCTCCCAATGCACCCATCTGCTGGTCCCCCGGCCATGCGCATTCCTGCCTCCCGCAGCAGACTCCCGCCCCTTGGGGAGATGAGCCAGGCCAGCGTCGACCCCAGCGTCGGTGCGCAGGGGACCTCCGGGCTCTATATGAACTTGATTGATCAAGTCGTCCCCCTTGGTGCCCGAGCACTGGAGCAGACATTGGCCAATTATCCAGCCATGCTTAGCCACCACAACTACCTGCAGTCTGTCATTGAACGCGAGCCGTCGCCATTGGCACGCACACAGCTTCGACAAGCCATCACAGCAGCGTTAGTCGCCTTTCAAACCGGGCAGCAGTCGACAAGACAACGCCCGGCCAGTACACCGAATCCAGCCTCAACAGCGCcgcctgctgccgctgctggtcCTTCTGTTGCGGGACCCAGCAATCCTCCCGGAATGCCGGCAACGTACCAGGCCGCAGATATCCCAACCCCTAGACCAACACAAGCCATCGCCGGACCATCACTAGCTGCGATACATGTTGCTCCAGACGTGAACATGGCAACGGCTGCTACGCCAATGCCAAATCCTCTTCCGACCCCCACGCCTGCACCAGCTCAACCAGCCCAAGTACCAGCACAACACAACCCTCCCCCGCCGGCGCATCACCACCCGCATATTGCCGGGGCAGAGAATGCACCAGCTCGCGTATTCAAGCTCCAGTTCGATGCTCGCAAGATTGTGTGCTGTAGCCAAGCGCCCGTCATTGTGGGCTGGGACTTTTGCAACGGAGATAGTGAGCTCGAGGAGACTGCTCGATTCTTTGCTACAGTGGATTAGACACTGATTTTTTTGGCTGCTTTCCTAGCCGCCTGCATGTCAGGGAGTTGTTTCGTGCTGGATCTTATGATGAGATGGGACACTCGTGTGACcaatattttaatttttttttggcgaaCTTTTGGCACTAAGGGACTGGTTTATATCTTGGAAAGAAGGTGTTGACACATACCAAGGCGCACATTGGGGCATAGGCCCATAGTTGATGGACCGTGATGGGTGTTTATGGATCGGTTGCGACTTCACTGGGAGATATCTCGCATTGACACGTGTAGGATTTAGGAATTAGGAATTAAACATTgagtattttaataagtcATATCCGCTACGTAAATGCCTCGACGTGGTGATCTGATGTGAAGTGCTATAGCAGTGAGTACAAAGTTGCATTCACCCACAGTGAACTCGTGCGAACCCACGCTTGCTATGCCACATTTATCGCCGCGACCTTGAAGCAGCTTAGTTGTTTTCCAACTCCAAAGCCTCCAAAATACCGCCCCCTTGGAACATGTAGTTTTTGTCCTATACATAAGTACCTAACCGGCAGCCTCTTTCACTTTATCCTCCGTCTGAGGAGGCTCATCCACAAACTCGGGCATTACCTCATCCTGCAAAAACCCAGGCACCGCACCTCCCATTTCCATTTCCAACTCTTGCTCCATCCCCAAAGCCTCCAATTCAGCATCCAGCTCTGTCTCGTCCACCTCATCCGGAATATCATAGCTCCTCGCCAGACTCTCCTGAATCTCATTCCCCACGTCCATCAAATCCGCCATCTCATCCTGCAGCTGCTCAATCTTGTCGATATCAATCTTGCCATATTGCTTCTGTAGCTCCTTCTTGGTCGTCTTCATCGCATCGACTTGCGTCATGACATTTTTCAAATTATCCTGCATGCTGGACGCCTGCTCCATGTTCCATACTTGGCCCTCGAgtttttccttttcggcctCGTAGGCTTTGCGGCGCTGAAGGACCTTGAGGGCTTTttgcttgatggcttgcttGCCGGGGCCTTCACGCAATTTGGACAGCTTTTCTTGGTATGCGGACAGTTCACCGTTGAGGGCTTTTAGTTTCGTATCAATAGAGGCGATCCGCGTGTCAATGTTGGTTATGGCGCCCGAGAGAGTGGGCTTTGGGCCAGACTGTTTGGAGCCGAAAATTCGGTTCATGGCGGTGGTTGGAACGCGGTTTTAAGGTGGCGGGAGGGGAGGTTAGGATGAAAACTACTTGAGTTCAAGATTCGGTAGAGGCTCGCTTGGAAGGTGTATCCCGAGTCGTGGCTCAGCGATACAATATTGT
The DNA window shown above is from Metarhizium brunneum chromosome 1, complete sequence and carries:
- the fbxw1 gene encoding Beta-TrCP, with product MAKPDQLPAMDPFSPAHQPDEGYSEDPLNPTVHHGLPASLATLRSPAELPSWLASNASALPVSVKKELTLALLDDLPTSAIAEIVQRLNPRLYIDFVQYLPAEICLKILGYLDPVSLVGVAQTCRAWYELALDRKLWERLYHLEGWKAVASEIELCEGRVNVGLTSSIGHLHRIQNADGQTNKIRAILNEDEDQEMTGTSRSQDMVPEPVGIEGSSIFGTPGSSFSSNRQLMSLTGGDVDMDISFASSSSAYKGKGVDRSCGSSDVVRAKRKEPGGTPEPSLPPILPPDHPSASIRSTLWAWDIGSSRYRINWKYLYNMRRRLESNWELGKYTTFQLPHPQYPEEGHQECVYTLQFDADYLVSGSRDQTMRIWNVRTRRLVRPPLIGHNGSVLCLQFDAHPSEDIIVSGSSDSNVFIWKFSTGELIQQITKAHRESVLNVRFDKRILVTSSKDKTIKIFNRRPLRFGELGYGAGESAFSAVGKTIKRYGYEPDLAQELPVKEPYTMIGRLEGHGAAVNAIQVRDRTIVSVSGDRHIKVWDWPDQVCTQTIPAHDKGIACVEFDGRRIVSGSSDYEVCIFDAPTGLKVAQLRGHAHLVRTVQAGFGDLPYSKAEDEVDAKIVDAEYFKAVEAGEVARDGERRNRRTRRVNAGSSRPADVQAFGAKVPPGGGGGRKYGRIVSGSYDQSIIIWRRDKEGVWKPAHHLRQEEAAAAAQRNMALAIPPQPILQPTFSNQHQGGLPMHPSAGPPAMRIPASRSRLPPLGEMSQASVDPSVGAQGTSGLYMNLIDQVVPLGARALEQTLANYPAMLSHHNYLQSVIEREPSPLARTQLRQAITAALVAFQTGQQSTRQRPASTPNPASTAPPAAAAGPSVAGPSNPPGMPATYQAADIPTPRPTQAIAGPSLAAIHVAPDVNMATAATPMPNPLPTPTPAPAQPAQVPAQHNPPPPAHHHPHIAGAENAPARVFKLQFDARKIVCCSQAPVIVGWDFCNGDSELEETARFFATVD
- the chmp5 gene encoding Charged multivesicular body protein 5: MNRIFGSKQSGPKPTLSGAITNIDTRIASIDTKLKALNGELSAYQEKLSKLREGPGKQAIKQKALKVLQRRKAYEAEKEKLEGQVWNMEQASSMQDNLKNVMTQVDAMKTTKKELQKQYGKIDIDKIEQLQDEMADLMDVGNEIQESLARSYDIPDEVDETELDAELEALGMEQELEMEMGGAVPGFLQDEVMPEFVDEPPQTEDKVKEAAG